One Nocardiopsis gilva YIM 90087 genomic window, CCAGGTCAGTCGTACCGCCGGTGTCGGGATCGTCGAGCTCGGCGAGCAGCTCCAGGTAGGCCGGATTGCCCTGGGAGAGCATCCGGTCTCCGAGCAGGAAGGTCGGGGCGCCGATCACCGACGCGGGGACACAGTCCGCAGGGTGCGCTAGGTCGATGACCTCCACCGGTTGGTCCGGGCGCGCCCTGCGCACCCGTTCGACCAGGTCGAGCGCCCGCCCGCAGCCCAGGCAGCCGGGGGCAACGAAAACGCGCAGTACGTGTCGCACGCGCTACACCTCGCGCCAGCTCAGGCCGTACAGCGCAGCGGCGGTGACGAGTCGGTGACATCCCCTCGCGACTGTGGACAGGGCTATTCCCCTCCCTGACATTCCCGCGTCCGCAACCTACGGACGAGGGCATGCGGCCAGGATCTCTGGGCCCCGCGCCCGCCGTCGGCCTCCTCGTCGCACAGCACCGCGCTGACCGGGCACGCCCGACGCCACCCCTGGGCTCCGGGCGGTGCCCCTGACCGCATCCGTTATTGCATCCCGCGGCCCCTGTCACACACCTGATCCCTGTCTCCTCGCTGACACTCTTTCCGAGTGCACCGGGAAAACCGGGCGTACTTGAAGCGGTAGGTGGTACACAGCCGGAGCTCGATGCGGCCGCGCACCAGACCGACCACCGCCACGAGTCGGACCGAAGGGAGTGATCGCCGATGATCCGCGCGGTGTGGAACGGTGTCGTACTGGCCGAGGCCGAGCGCACCGTCAGCGTCGAGGGGAACCACTATTTCCCGCCCGACTCCCTGCGCCGGGAGTACTTCACCGACGGGTCGACCCGCACGCTGTGCCCGTGGAAGGGCGTCGCCCGCTACTACGACGTCACGGTGGAGGGGCAGACCTACGCCGATGCCGCGTGGTACTACCCGAACCCCACCCCGCTGGCCCGCAAGATCCGGGGCTATGTCGCGTTCTGGCCCGGTGTCGGGATCGAACGCGTCGAGACCCCCGCCGATGTGCTGGGCTCGACCGAGCATGGCGCGGCCACGAACACTCCGAAGCGCAGCTGGTGGAGATCACTGCTGGGCAGAGAGGCTTGAGGCCGTCCCTCGCACACCCCCTTTCCTCCCCGGCCCGACGGCCACCGCACCCTCCGGAGCACCAGGTGAACCTCGTCCGCCCCGACCGCGATTTCGTCTCCGTCCCCCGTCGCGGCACCGCACCCCCCGATGGGAAGCTGCCCCTGGGCCGGATCGGCATCGCCGGAGGCCTGGTCGGGATCCTGTGCTGCGTCGGCCCCACCGCCCTCGCCCTGCTGGGGGTCGTGAGCGCCGGAACCGCCTACGTGTGGGCCAACGACCTCTATGACGGGTACGCCTGGTGGTTCCGGCTGGCCGGGCTCGCCGTCATCGGCGTGCTCGTGTGGTCGTCGCTGCGCCGCCGCGGCCGGTGCTCCGTGGCGGGGGTCCGCGGCGTCCGCTGGCGACTGCTCGCCGTGGTGGGGGTGGCGGTGGCGACCTACGGTGCCCTGTACGCGCTCACGACCTGGTTGGGAACCTTCGCGTGACCCATGATCTGCTCATCATCGGCGGCGGCTCCGCCGGTCTCGCCGCGGCCCGCACGGCCGTGGCCCGTGGGGCGCGGCCGCTGATGGTCTCCGAGAGTCCGCCCGGAGGCGACTGCACGTTCACCGGGTGCGTCCCGTCGAAGACCCTGATCGAGGCGGCGGCGCGGGGCAACGACTTCTCCACCGGCCTGCGGCGCGTGCGCGGGGCGGTGGCGCGGATCGCCGGAACCGAGGACGAGACGGCACTGGCCGGCGAGGGGATCGAGGTACTGCGCCGACGCGCGGCGTTCCGCTCTCCCCGCGAGGTCGAGGTCGACGGGCGCGTGCTGGCGGCCGGCCGCGTGGTGATCGCGACCGGAAGCGAACCGCGGATTCCGCCGATCCGCGGCCTGGACGACCTGGACTACCTGACCACCGACACCGTGTTCCAGCTCGACGCGCTGCCGCGCCGCCTCGCGGTCCTGGGAGGCGGGGCCGTCGGCTGCGAGCTCGCACAAGCCTTCGCCCGGTTCGGCGCCGAGGTCACCGTGATCGAGGAGCGGGAGCGGTTGCTGCCCGGCGAGGACGCCGGGGCGTCGCGGGTGCTCGCCGACCGGTTCAAGGCGGAGGGCATCACTGTGCGCACCGGCGCCTCGGTGGCGCGGGCGCGTCAGCTGGAGGGATGCTGTCGGCTGGAGTTCGACGGCGGGGAGCCGGTCGACGCCGAGCGCGTGCTGGTGGCGGTCGGACGCAACCCGGTCACGGCGGGCCTGGGCCTGCGCGCGGCGGGGGTGGCGGTCGACGAGGGCGGTGCGATCCGCACCGATGCCTACCTGGCCACCACGTCCCCGCCCGGCATCTACGCCGCGGGCGACGTAACCGGCAGATCTCTCTTCACACATGCCGCGCATCTCATGGGACGCATCGCCACCGCCAATGCACTGCGGAAAGGGCGGCGCGGCCGCTTCTCCGCGTCCTCGATCCCCCGCGTGATCTTCACGTCGCCCGAGGTGGCCCAGGTCGGCCCGACCGAGGAGCAGGCCGCGCACACCGACGCCGACGCGCGCGTGGCCTACCTTCCGATTTCGGAGGTCGACCGTGCCATCGCGACAGGCCAGACGGACGGTTTCGTCAAGATCGTCGCCGCCCGGCGCCCATGGCTCGGCAACCTCGGCGGCGGTCGCGTACTCGGCGCCACCATCGTTGGCGAGCGAGCGGGCGAACTCATCCATGAGATCGCCCTGGCCCGCCAGACCGGGATGTTCACCGGCCGCCTAGCCCAGACCACGCACGCCTACCCCACCCACGCGGTGGCGATCCAGCAGGCCGCCGCACAGTTCTTCACCGAGTACGGCGGCCGCCGGGCCCACCTGGTCCGGAGTTCGGCGGACTGACCCGGGGTCACCGCGCCGCGAGGTCGTTCAGGGCGTCCTCGATGGCGCGGTGGAAGGTCGGATACGCGTAGATCATCGAACGCAGCCGCTTGGTGGGGACGTGGGCGTGCACGGCGACGGCCAGTGCGCCGAGCACCTCTCCCCCGTTCGGGCCGATCGAGGTCGCGCCGATGAGGACGCCCGTGTCGGCGTCCTCGACGAGCTTGATGAGGCCCTCGTTGCCCGCCTTGTGGATCCAGCCGCGCGCGGAGGACGGGACGCGCGCGGTGCCCACGCGGACGTTGACCCCGATGTCGCGGGCGTGGGACTCGGTCACGCCGACCGCGCCGACCTCCGGGTCGGTGAAGGTCACCCGGGGGACGGCGTGGTATTCGGCGCCCGGCCCGTGCTGTCCCAGGATGTCGGCGGCGGCGATCTTCGCGTGGTAGACGGCCATGTGGGTGAACGCGCCCTTGCCGACCACGTCGCCGATCGCCCACACGCCCGGCGCCGCCCGCAGGTGGTCGTCGACCTCGACTGCGCGGGCGCCGGGGTCCTGGCCGATGGTGTCCACGCCCATGTGGCGCAGGTCCGCGCGGCGGCCGGTGGACACCAGCAGGGCCTCGGCGCGCACCTCGCCGTCGCCGATGTCGAGGCGGAAGCCGGAGCCGTCGTGGGCGACGCCGCCGGTCTTCACCCCCGTGTGCACGGCGATGCCCTCGCAGCCCAGCACCTCGGTGATGAGTTCGCTGGACTCGGGTTCCTCGGGGCCGAGAATGCGGTCGAGCGCCTCCAGGATGATCACCCGGGCACCGAAGCGGGCGTAGGCCTGGGCCAGTTCCAGCCCGACGGCACCGCCGCCGATGACGCACAGCGACTCCGGTACCTCGGTGGCCTCGATCGCCTCGCGGTTGGTCCAGTACGGGGTGTCGGCCAGGCCCGGGATCGGCGGCACGGTGGCGACCGTCCCCGTGGCGATGACCACCCCGCGGCGCGCCTCGAACTCGCGGGTCCCGTCATCGCCGTCGACGTCAACGGCGACGGTGGTCGGGGCGAGGAGGCGGCCGGTACCGCGCACGAAGCGGGCGCCCTTGCCGGTGAGGCGGTCCACCGCGATCTTGTCGTCCCAGTTCGTCGTGGCTTCCTCCCGGATCCGCCGGGCCACGGGCGCCCAGTCCGGTGTGACGCTGCTCGTCCCGGCCAGCTCGGGAACGCGCCGCCCCTCGGCCAGGGCGTCGGCCGCGCGGACCATCATCTTGCTGGGGATGCAGCCCCAGTAGGGGCACTCACCGCCGACGAGGGTGGACTCCACCCCGACGACGTCGAGCCCGGCCTCGGCCAGGTCCCCGGCGAGCGCTTCGCCGCCCGGCCCGAGACCGATCACGACCACGTCCGCGGATTCCGTCATTGTGGGTCACCTTCTTCGTTGGGTGTTGGCTGCGGGGGCCGGGGCCGTTCTCGGTCGTGGGACCCCGCAGGCCTCTAC contains:
- a CDS encoding dihydrolipoyl dehydrogenase family protein; the protein is MTESADVVVIGLGPGGEALAGDLAEAGLDVVGVESTLVGGECPYWGCIPSKMMVRAADALAEGRRVPELAGTSSVTPDWAPVARRIREEATTNWDDKIAVDRLTGKGARFVRGTGRLLAPTTVAVDVDGDDGTREFEARRGVVIATGTVATVPPIPGLADTPYWTNREAIEATEVPESLCVIGGGAVGLELAQAYARFGARVIILEALDRILGPEEPESSELITEVLGCEGIAVHTGVKTGGVAHDGSGFRLDIGDGEVRAEALLVSTGRRADLRHMGVDTIGQDPGARAVEVDDHLRAAPGVWAIGDVVGKGAFTHMAVYHAKIAAADILGQHGPGAEYHAVPRVTFTDPEVGAVGVTESHARDIGVNVRVGTARVPSSARGWIHKAGNEGLIKLVEDADTGVLIGATSIGPNGGEVLGALAVAVHAHVPTKRLRSMIYAYPTFHRAIEDALNDLAAR
- a CDS encoding dihydrolipoyl dehydrogenase family protein, coding for MTHDLLIIGGGSAGLAAARTAVARGARPLMVSESPPGGDCTFTGCVPSKTLIEAAARGNDFSTGLRRVRGAVARIAGTEDETALAGEGIEVLRRRAAFRSPREVEVDGRVLAAGRVVIATGSEPRIPPIRGLDDLDYLTTDTVFQLDALPRRLAVLGGGAVGCELAQAFARFGAEVTVIEERERLLPGEDAGASRVLADRFKAEGITVRTGASVARARQLEGCCRLEFDGGEPVDAERVLVAVGRNPVTAGLGLRAAGVAVDEGGAIRTDAYLATTSPPGIYAAGDVTGRSLFTHAAHLMGRIATANALRKGRRGRFSASSIPRVIFTSPEVAQVGPTEEQAAHTDADARVAYLPISEVDRAIATGQTDGFVKIVAARRPWLGNLGGGRVLGATIVGERAGELIHEIALARQTGMFTGRLAQTTHAYPTHAVAIQQAAAQFFTEYGGRRAHLVRSSAD
- a CDS encoding DUF427 domain-containing protein → MIRAVWNGVVLAEAERTVSVEGNHYFPPDSLRREYFTDGSTRTLCPWKGVARYYDVTVEGQTYADAAWYYPNPTPLARKIRGYVAFWPGVGIERVETPADVLGSTEHGAATNTPKRSWWRSLLGREA